A genomic segment from Sparus aurata chromosome 10, fSpaAur1.1, whole genome shotgun sequence encodes:
- the LOC115590614 gene encoding uncharacterized protein LOC115590614 isoform X4: MILMVLLVVLTSSVCGMSAVKKTPTFYQAEEDDDITIRWDSTNKTDMSLTNMRCFLWSNSLKLLYEMVNSVDVPESQDPQFAGRVQCDKDALRDGRIRLHVSRLRTEDSGDYWCDLVTNYNKSIRRWLLQTTEHFVLNVTSRGENRGHEKHNVITPASTEDAEHTAGGQKKEVTSVDRSTVEMFIRWIPLGAFLVVNLIYLLVLTRINRIHHLTNLHPQLLRCEHI; this comes from the exons ATGATCTTGATGGTTCTGCTCGTCGTTCTGACCTCCTCTGTCTGTG GGATGTCTGCTGTGAAGAAGACACCAACCTTCTATCAGGCAGAGGAGGACGATGACATCACCATCAGATGGGACAGTACCAACAAAACTGACATGTCTCTCACCAACATGCGTTGTTTTCTGTGGTCAAACTCTCTGAAGCTTTTGTATGAAATGGTTAACAGCGTGGATGTCCCAGAGTCTCAGGATCCACAGTTTGCAGGACGAGTCCAGTGTGACAAAGACGCCCTCAGAGATGGACGGatcagacttcatgtgtccagactcaggACTGAAGACTCTGGAGACTACTGGTGTGATCTGGTCACTAATTATAACAAGAGCATAAGGAGATGGCTGCTGCAGACCACAG AACATTTTGTCTTGAATGTGACCTCTCGTGGAGAAAACAGAGGACATGAGAAACACAACGTCATCACACCAGCGTCAACTGAAG ATGctgaacacacagcaggagggCAGAAGAAGGAAGTGACATCAGTCGATCGGAGCACAGTTGAAATGTTTATCAGATGGATTCCTCTTGGAGCTTTCTTAGTTGTTAATCTAATATACCTCCTCGTTCTAACTAGAATCAACAGGATTCATCATCTGACCAACTTACATCCACAGCTGCTCCGATGTGAACACATATAA